The following proteins are co-located in the Vigna angularis cultivar LongXiaoDou No.4 chromosome 2, ASM1680809v1, whole genome shotgun sequence genome:
- the LOC108329250 gene encoding probable glutamate carboxypeptidase AMP1, whose translation MMPKPMNVLTTKPSPLSTMVVVLILCILGFYALHFPQSSTPSSSSQNLSQVEKLFLSTSSNSTISSYLRALTLHPHLAGTKPGSDVASYVLNHFTSLGLKTHTATYTTLLSFPVHSSLSAHFSEGPSVSLRLTEPAAAGVVPAYHAYSPSGAVQARAVFANYGRERDYRALGAMGVNVSGCVVMVRKGGEMGRGTVVERAEAHGAAAVLVYGEGDTWRKGFERGHVMRGGIGDPLTPGWAGIEGGETLGLEDSEVLKRFPKIPSMPLSAEVADSILSSLGGSPVPLEWRGTLRSKVRHVGPGPTILNFTYKGEKKVANIQNVFAVIKGSEEPDRCVLLGNHRDAWTYGAVDPSSGTAALLDIARRFSILLGLGWKPRRTIILCSWDAEEFGMIGSTEWVEQNLINLGSKAVAYLNVDCAVQGPGFFVGSTPQLDSLILEVTKKVKDPDSEGVSIYENWAAASAGSNNEMLFVTAGQIQRLSGVDSDFAPFVQHAGVPSIDMYYGRDFPVYHTAFDSYNWMAEYADPFFHRHVAVTGVWGLLALHLAGDPILPFNYVSYANELQLYKNMLNNLIDQKISLHPLTLSIEEFASAAKEADDESKKLRLQETEGFVDIKKRALNDRLMLAEKGFLDADGLQGRQWFKHLVYGPSNNNERLNFFPGISDSITGSTGVTETERLASIQHEIWRVARAIRRAASALTGELA comes from the exons ATGATGCCTAAACCCATGAACGTTTTGACAACAAAGCCCTCACCTTTGAGTACCATGGTGGTGGTGCTGATACTCTGCATTCTGGGTTTCTACGCTCTGCATTTCCCTCAGTCTTCTACACCTTCCTCCTCCTCTCAAAACCTCTCTCAGGTGGAAAAACTTTTTCTCTCCACTTCCTCAAACTCCACCATTTCTTCCTACCTCCGCGCCCTCACCCTGCACCCTCACCTCGCCGGAACAAAACCCGGCTCCGATGTCGCCAGCTACGTCCTCAACCACTTCACTTCATTGGGACTCAAGACCCACACGGCGACCTACACCACGCTCCTCTCTTTCCCGGTTCACTCCTCCCTCTCAGCGCATTTTAGCGAAGGCCCCTCGGTGAGCCTCCGCCTCACGGAGCCGGCAGCCGCGGGCGTGGTTCCGGCCTACCACGCGTATTCGCCGTCGGGTGCGGTGCAGGCGCGTGCGGTGTTTGCGAACTACGGGAGGGAGAGGGACTACCGCGCGCTGGGAGCGATGGGAGTGAACGTGAGCGGGTGCGTGGTGATGGTGCGGAAGGGCGGGGAAATGGGGCGCGGCACAGTAGTGGAGAGAGCGGAGGCGCACGGGGCGGCGGCGGTGTTGGTTTACGGCGAGGGTGACACGTGGCGAAAGGGGTTTGAAAGGGGGCACGTGATGAGGGGAGGAATAGGGGACCCACTTACTCCGGGTTGGGCTGGGATTGAGGGTGGCGAGACACTGGGATTGGAAGATAGTGAGGTTTTGAAAAGGTTCCCCAAAATTCCATCTATGCCTTTATCAGCTGAGGTGGCGGACTCTATTTTGTCCTCTCTTGGGGGTTCTCCTGTGCCCCTTGAATGGAGGGGCACCCTAAGGTCTAAGGTCAGGCATGTTGGTCCGGGTCCCACCATCCTCAATTTCACTTACAAG gGTGAAAAGAAGGTGGCCAACATTCAAAATGTTTTTGCTGTCATAAAGGGGTCAGAAGAACCTGATCGATGTGTTCTGCTTGGAAACCACAGAGATGCATGGACGTATGGTGCTGTTGATCCCAGCAGTGGGACAGCTGCACTACTTGACATTGCTCGTCGGTTTTCTATTCTATTGGGCTTGGGGTGGAAACCAAGGAGGACAATAATTCTCTGCAGTTGGGATGCAGAAGAATTTGGGATG ATAGGATCTACTGAGTGGGTTGAACAAAACCTTATTAATCTGGGTTCCAAAGCTGTAGCATACCTTAATGTGGACTGTGCTGTTCAGGGCCCTGGTTTCTTTGTTGGTTCAACTCCTCAGCTAGACAGTCTTATTCTTGAGGTCACAAAAAAG GTCAAGGATCCTGATTCTGAGGGTGTTTCAATATATGAGAATTGGGCTGCTGCTTCTGCTGGAAGCAATAACGAAATGCTTTTTGTCACTGCTGGCCAA ATTCAGAGGCTCAGTGGAGTTGATTCTGATTTTGCTCCATTTGTGCAGCACGCAGGGGTTCCATCCATTGATATGTATTATGGAAGAG ATTTTCCTGTCTATCACACTGCATTCGACTCCTATAACTGGATGGCAGAGTATGCAGATCCATTCTTCCACCGCCATGTTGCTg TTACGGGAGTTTGGGGGCTTCTAGCCCTTCACTTAGCTGGCGATCCCATTCTTCCTTTCAATTACGTTTCATATGCAAATGAGTTACAG CTGTACAAAAACATGTTGAACAACTTGATAGATCAGAAAATTTCCCTACATCCATTAACTCTTTCAATTGAAGAATTTGCTTCCGCTGCCAAAGAAGCTGATGATGAATCAAAG AAACTGAGATTGCAAGAAACAGAAGGCTTTGTGGATATCAAAAAACGAGCATTGAATGATAGACTAATGCTTGCTGAAAAAGGGTTCTTGGATGCAGATGGACTTCAAGGAAGACAGTGGTTCAAGCATCTC GTGTATGGGCCTTCAAACAACAATGAAAGACTCAATTTCTTCCCTGGGATTTCTGATTCTATTACTGGTTCTACTGGTGTAACTGAAACAGAAAGGCTAGCATCAATTCAACATGAGATCTGGAGGGTTGCCAGAGCCATTCGCAGAGCTGCTTCTGCACTCACAGGAGAATTAGCTTAA
- the LOC108329370 gene encoding uncharacterized protein LOC108329370: MERQGHDYTAASAMAYAQQQRQAANMQQQQQQQQQFGFHPQHQQFPSSMHGPPFIPPGPGPAHPPMQQFPYHHALQQQQPLPQLHPHAPPPPHLLLQQQHQGPPAFPSHYPPSLVPSPFYDSAPLPVAPPSDPDLHKRIDKLVEYAVKNGPDFEAMICEKQRDNPSYSFLFGGEGHSYYRYKLWLSTRPPGGPFNPPFPSSSMPMIHPPPNPMMNPSPLNASPMNPAGIGSSPSMLGPPPFQQFYDQQHHHQHPQSFGLPVRPEYDQSSNSFKGPSGPLPSDVAMELSNVLNNLNGTKESIKGAKLWFMQRSPFAPALAEALRDRVFALDEVERQLHIIYLANDILFDSLNRRTNGNDLDSEALALKPVLGSMLARIYHNPQSNEEYRKRLQQMVEFWASKTVYDQDTISSLKGEMIGGLQTNPFPGASKDLSSASAESVAGVLQTPNHVAQQWQADRLGSGSNVLDQDRTDKHATPAQSLSVSLAAQQFLPNPAPPSAFPGSMAIPSSVQPANQAPGGVHLLPPPSSSTGEQLPPYPLFPPGLIPGMVRKMQIGSGVPYSPLSPLDIPTIIPPSTVPPSEILQRVSKFFKEIGEVNPSEGPMNSDSRDEDDEYDREFEREPAVRKGGACIPPPPNLQVDPETGTYADGTVERKPGSSGSGRLGLGATANPNEVSQYDDVYTSYRKQRSTNYHSSMSARAAAR, from the exons ATGGAACGTCAGGGTCATGATTATACAGCTGCATCTGCTATGGCATATGCTCAGCAACAGAGGCAAGCTGCTAATAtgcagcagcagcaacaacaacagcaacagTTTGGGTTTCATCCCCAGCATCAGCAGTTTCCTTCATCAATGCACGGTCCTCCTTTTATACCCCCAGGTCCAGGTCCTGCGCACCCCCCTATGCAACAATTCCCGTATCATCATGCCTTGCAGCAGCAGCAGCCACTTCCACAATTACACCCTCATGCCCCTCCCCCGCCCCATCTCCTTCTTCAGCAGCAGCACCAAGGACCACCTGCATTCCCTTCACATTATCCTCCTTCTCTTGTTCCATCACCTTTTTATGATTCTGCCCCACTCCCTGTCGCCCCCCCTTCTGATCCGGATCTCCACAAGCGAATTGACAAGCTTGTTGAGTATGCAGTGAAAAACGGCCCCGACTTTGAGGCTATGATATGTGAAAAGCAACGTGATAATCCTTCATATAGTTTCCTCTTTGGCGGGGAAGGCCACAGTTACTACCGTTATAAGCTTTGGTTGTCAACTCGTCCACCGGGTGGTCCATTCAACCCGCCTTTCCCGTCATCTTCCATGCCCATGATCCATCCCCCTCCAAATCCAATGATGAATCCGTCTCCTCTAAATGCTTCTCCAATGAATCCTGCAGGAATTGGGTCTTCACCTTCAATGCTAGGCCCACCTCCTTTCCAACAGTTCTATGATCAACAACACCACCATCAGCATCCTCAATCTTTTGGGCTTCCTGTGCGGCCTGAGTATGATCAGTCATCCAATTCTTTCAAAGGACCCTCTGGGCCACTTCCATCTGATGTCGCAATGGAGCTCAGTAACGTTCTTAACAATTTAAATGGTACAAAAGAATCCATCAAAGGTGCAAAACTTTGGTTCATGCAGAGATCTCCATTTGCACCAGCCCTAGCAGAGGCTCTTAGAGACAGGGTCTTTGCATTGGATGAAGTCGAGAGACAGTTACACATAATATACCTTGCCAATGACATCCTTTTTGACAG CTTAAATAGGAGAACAAACGGCAATGACCTTGACAGTGAAGCTCTTGCCTTGAAACCAGTTTTAGGCTCCATGCTTGCAAGAATTTATCATAACCCACAAAGCAATGAGGAATACAGGAAAAGATTGCAGCAGATGGTGGAATTCTGGGCCTCTAAAACGGTATACGATCAGGATACTATATCTTCACTTAAGGGTGAGATGATTGGTGGGCTGCAAACAAATCCTTTTCCTGGGGCTTCAAAGGATTTATCTTCTGCTTCAGCAGAATCAGTTGCAG GAGTTTTGCAGACACCTAACCATGTTGCCCAGCAGTGGCAAGCTGATAGGTTAGGCTCTGGTTCAAATGTCTTAGATCAAGATCGTACTGATAAGCATGCAACTCCAGCACAGTCACTATCTGTATCCCTAGCAGCTCAGCAGTTTCTTCCAAATCCTGCTCCTCCTAGTGCCTTTCCTGGGTCCATGGCTATTCCATCTTCTGTTCAACCCGCTAACCAAGCACCTGGTGGTGTTCATTTATTGCCCCCTCCATCATCCAGCACCGGTGAACAATTGCCACCATATCCATTATTTCCACCTGGCCTCATTCCTGGAATGGTTAGAAAGATGCAGATCGGTAGTGGGGTTCCATATTCTCCTTTGAGCCCTTTGGATATCCCAACCATCATACCGCCGTCAACTGTGCCACCATCTGAAATTCTTCAAAGAGTGTCAAAATTCTTTAAGGAAATTGGAGAGGTAAATCCTTCTGAGGGTCCTATGAATTCTGATTCaagagatgaagatgatgaatatGATAGAGAATTTGAGAGGGAGCCAGCAGTACGAAAGGGAGGTGCTTGTATACCTCCACCTCCAAACTTGCAGGTTGATCCAGAGACAGGGACCTATGCTGATGGGACAGTAGAACGGAAACCTGGATCCAGTGGCTCGGGCAGGTTAGGGCTGGGGGCCACTGCTAATCCCAACGAGGTGAGTCAGTATGATGATGTATATACATCTTACAGGAAGCAGAGAAGCACCAATTACCATTCATCAATGAGTGCTAGAGCTGCAGCAAGATGA
- the LOC108329251 gene encoding uncharacterized protein LOC108329251 isoform X2, producing the protein MQLGERKKTMAEDPISSFCNTLAAFCNHLHSSSDALKQSIDRRPIPLDSASSIFTQCLNRRVSAATADLDMLDSMSFGTVSFEELLGHCNELYKKNHSDLLQLQEHLQSRGYTTVPDIEEEDEFEDIQYQDPEDKLDSPSSFYGSLSAADPSFKSFEEDALLDESLSLKKFGLSDAYLATFTSEGDWSSHEHEKKLQEFRQEDQPVVSSEGSKFLPIVPSPRLQILKSEFECLPAYMKGLASWEDLLGAVEKINSSLSKKTNGCSYFHQDEIPSFELGPKTRSYLLLLVRMNRLVVETIDGILSYRVL; encoded by the exons ATGCAATTGGGAGAGAGGAAAAAGACGATGGCGGAGGATCCGATTTCCAGCTTCTGCAACACATTGGCTGCTTTCTGCAACCACCTCCACTCCTCTTCCGATGCCCTCAAGCAATCCATCGATCGCCGACCTATTCCTCTCG ATTCCGCGTCGTCTATCTTCACGCAATGCCTAAATCGCCGCGTGTCCGCCGCCACCGCCGACCTCGATATGCTCGACTCCATGTCCTTCGGCACTGTCTCTTTCGAAGAGCTCCTAGGTCACTGCAACGAACTGTACAAGAAGAACCACTCCGATCTGCTTCAACTCCAGGAGCATCTCCAGAGCCGCGGTTACACTACTG TTCCTGATATTGAGGAGGAGGATGAATTCGAGGATATACAGTATCAAGATCCGGAAGACAAATTGGATAGTCCGTCTTCTTTCTATGGATCACTCTCCGCGGCCGATCCTAGCTTCAAAAGTTTCGAAGAAGATGCTTT ACTTGATGAGTCTTTGAGTTTGAAAAAGTTTGGGCTGTCAGATGCATATCTAGCCACCTTTACATCTGAAG GTGATTGGTCATCACACGAACATGAGAAGAA ATTACAAGAATTTAGGCAGGAAGATCAACCTGTTGTGTCGTCTGAAGGAAGCAAGTTCTTACCTATTG TTCCGAGTCCCAGGTTACAGATATTGAAGAGCGAATTTGAATGTCTTCCTGCTTACATGAAGGGTCTAGCGTCATGGGAG GATCTACTTGGAGCCGTTGAAAAGATTAATTCCAGCCTAAGCAAGAAGACCAATGGATGCAGCTACTTCCACCAAGATGAAATTCCCTCATTTGAATTAG GGCCCAAAACAAGATCATACTTGTTACTTCTAGTGCGCATGAACCGATTGGTTGTTGAGACTATTGATGGTATACTATCGTACAGAGTATTGTAG
- the LOC108328341 gene encoding MATH domain and coiled-coil domain-containing protein At3g58270, with translation MSLATRMDSQRETSIFFETFTWKIQNFSKQNTKKLQSKAFRIRGYKWRIRVYPLMRNVDHFSLYLMVADSLPPYGWNRNTYFKLSLVNQLDGNKSVVKETQQKFNGGYRSWGSFFVNRSVFFDSKQGYLVNDTCIIEAHVCVSDFSTIEVNKLNTICATSNAKLGDEARRNSESTQQEDDKETETETSDECETLSSSSCGSSQTEGEVKSSDLTLKDLLDLASLGKEEAAFVPLLEEACIWHPSLIRSQRKSSRWFKLWAFTSLGQVLYLLKTSKAKDMNEDACNRLHGLWEELVKHSGFQLSWLEPYVQSALGMKAHLEKTEEVNKLKDSVVTLEIKMKKLRGELAAAEAEFEVTRRALVEARKGFIELDFNTELGYAMF, from the exons ATGTCGCTAGCCACTAGAATGGACAGCCAGAGGGAAACCAGTATTTTTTTTGAGACATTCACGTGGAAGATTCAGAATTTCTCAAAACAAAACACCAAGAAACTACAATCCAAGGCCTTCCGAATCCGAGGTTATAAATG GCGTATTCGTGTGTATCCATTAATGAGAAATGTCGACCATTTTTCGTTATATCTGATGGTTGCGGATTCTTTACCACCCTACGGATGGAACAGAAACACATATTTCAAGTTATCTCTGGTTAATCAATTGGATGGGAATAAGTCGGTTGTAAAGG AGACTCAGCAGAAGTTCAATGGCGGATATCGTAGCTGGGGCTCATTTTTCGTGAACCGAAGTGTCTTCTTTGACTCAAAGCAAGGGTATCTTGTGAACGACACATGCATCATTGAAGCTCATGTTTGTGTCTCCGATTTTAGTACAATCGAAGTTAACAAGTTGAACACAATCTGTGCAACTTCCAACGCTAAGTTAGGTGATGAAGCAAGAAGAAATTCAGAATCCACACAGCAGGAAGATGATAaagaaacagaaacagaaacatCAGATGAGTGTGAGACGCTTAGTTCAAGCAGCTGTGGATCTAGTCAAACAGAAGGGGAAGTTAAAAGTTCGGATTTGACGCTAAAAGACCTTCTAGATTTGGCGAGTTTAGGGAAAGAAGAAGCAGCTTTTGTTCCACTGTTGGAAGAGGCATGCATATGGCATCCTTCCCTTATAAGAAGCCAGAGGAAAAGTTCAAGATGGTTCAAACTATGGGCATTCACATCCTTAGGTCAAGTTCTATACTTACTAAAGACAAGTAAGGCAAAGGATATGAATGAAGATGCATGCAATCGTCTTCATGGTTTATGGGAGGAACTTGTAAAACATTCGGGATTTCAGTTGTCTTGGTTGGAGCCTTATGTTCAATCTGCATTGGGTATGAAAGCTCATTTGGAAAAGACAGAAGAGGTCAACAAACTGAAAGACAGTGTTGTCACTTTGGAGATCAAAATGAAGAAGCTGAGGGGAGAATTGGCAGCTGCTGAAGCTGAGTTTGAGGTAACAAGGAGGGCATTAGTTGAGGCCAGAAAAGGTTTCATAGAGTTGGATTTTAATACTGAATTAGGTTATGCTATGTTTTAG
- the LOC108329251 gene encoding uncharacterized protein LOC108329251 isoform X1, with amino-acid sequence MQLGERKKTMAEDPISSFCNTLAAFCNHLHSSSDALKQSIDRRPIPLDSASSIFTQCLNRRVSAATADLDMLDSMSFGTVSFEELLGHCNELYKKNHSDLLQLQEHLQSRGYTTVPDIEEEDEFEDIQYQDPEDKLDSPSSFYGSLSAADPSFKSFEEDALLDESLSLKKFGLSDAYLATFTSEGDWSSHEHEKKLQEFRQEDQPVVSSEGSKFLPIVSENENLKSAEVPSPRLQILKSEFECLPAYMKGLASWEDLLGAVEKINSSLSKKTNGCSYFHQDEIPSFELGPKTRSYLLLLVRMNRLVVETIDGILSYRVL; translated from the exons ATGCAATTGGGAGAGAGGAAAAAGACGATGGCGGAGGATCCGATTTCCAGCTTCTGCAACACATTGGCTGCTTTCTGCAACCACCTCCACTCCTCTTCCGATGCCCTCAAGCAATCCATCGATCGCCGACCTATTCCTCTCG ATTCCGCGTCGTCTATCTTCACGCAATGCCTAAATCGCCGCGTGTCCGCCGCCACCGCCGACCTCGATATGCTCGACTCCATGTCCTTCGGCACTGTCTCTTTCGAAGAGCTCCTAGGTCACTGCAACGAACTGTACAAGAAGAACCACTCCGATCTGCTTCAACTCCAGGAGCATCTCCAGAGCCGCGGTTACACTACTG TTCCTGATATTGAGGAGGAGGATGAATTCGAGGATATACAGTATCAAGATCCGGAAGACAAATTGGATAGTCCGTCTTCTTTCTATGGATCACTCTCCGCGGCCGATCCTAGCTTCAAAAGTTTCGAAGAAGATGCTTT ACTTGATGAGTCTTTGAGTTTGAAAAAGTTTGGGCTGTCAGATGCATATCTAGCCACCTTTACATCTGAAG GTGATTGGTCATCACACGAACATGAGAAGAA ATTACAAGAATTTAGGCAGGAAGATCAACCTGTTGTGTCGTCTGAAGGAAGCAAGTTCTTACCTATTG TGTCAGAGAATGAGAATTTAAAGTCAGCTGAAGTTCCGAGTCCCAGGTTACAGATATTGAAGAGCGAATTTGAATGTCTTCCTGCTTACATGAAGGGTCTAGCGTCATGGGAG GATCTACTTGGAGCCGTTGAAAAGATTAATTCCAGCCTAAGCAAGAAGACCAATGGATGCAGCTACTTCCACCAAGATGAAATTCCCTCATTTGAATTAG GGCCCAAAACAAGATCATACTTGTTACTTCTAGTGCGCATGAACCGATTGGTTGTTGAGACTATTGATGGTATACTATCGTACAGAGTATTGTAG